From a region of the Orcinus orca chromosome 18, mOrcOrc1.1, whole genome shotgun sequence genome:
- the KL gene encoding klotho, giving the protein MPAHVPPRRPRLRTPPLLLLLLALGGLRLRAEPGDGAQTWARFARPPAPGAAGLFHDTFPDGFHWAVGSAAYQTEGGWRQHGKGASIWDTFTHRPPAPPGDAPVAGLPSGAPSLSPPATGDVASDGYNNVFRDTEGLRELGVTHYRFSISWARVFPNGSAGAPNREGLRYYRRLLERLRELGVQPVVTLYHWDLPQRLQDAYGGWANRALADHFRDYAELCFRHFGGQVKYWITIDNPYVVAWHGYATGRLAPGVQGSPRLGYLVAHNLLLAHAKIWHLYNTSFRPTQGGQVSIALSSHWISPRRMTEHSIKECQKSLDFVLGWFAKPVFIDGDYPESMKNNLSSLLPDFTESEKKFIKGTADFFALSFGPTLSFQLLDPQMKFRQLESPSLRQLLSWIDLEYNHPQIFIVENGWFVSGTTKRDDAKYMYYLKKFIMETLKAIRLDGVDVIGYTAWSLMDGFEWHRGYSIRRGLFYVDFLSQDKKLLPKSSALFYQKLIEKNGFPPLPENQPLEGTFPCDFAWGIVDNYIQVDTTLSQFTDPNVYLWDVHHSKRLIKVDGVVTKKRKSYCVDFAAIRPQIALLREMHVSHFHFFLDWALILPLGNQSQVNRTVLRYYRCMASELVRANITPVVALWRPAAPHQGLPPPLARHGAWENPHTALAFAEYASLCFRDLGHHVKFWITMNEPSTRNMTYIAGHHLLKAHALAWRVYDEKFRRSQKGRISIALQADWIEPACPLSPKDQEVAERVLQFDIGWLAEPIFGSGDYPRVMRDWLNQRNNFLLPYFTDEEKKLIRGSFDFLALSHYTTILVDWEKEDPVKYNDYLAVQEMTDITWLNSPSQVAVVPWGLRKVLNWLKSKYGDLPMYIISNGIDDDPHAAEDNLRVYYMKNYINEALKAYVLDGINLCGYFAYSFNDHTAPKFGLYRYAANQFEPKPSMKHYRKIIDNNGFPGPKTLGRFCPEEFTLCTECSFFHTRKSLLAFIAFLFFAFIISLSLIFYYSKRGRRSYK; this is encoded by the exons ATGCCCGCCCACGTCCCACCGCGCCGCCCGCGTCTGCGGacgccgccgctgctgctgctgctgttggccCTGGGCGGCCTCCGCCTGCGCGCCGAGCCCGGCGACGGCGCGCAGACCTGGGCCCGCTTCGCGCGCCCTCCGGCCCCGGGTGCCGCGGGGCTCTTCCACGACACCTTCCCCGACGGCTTCCACTGGGCCGTGGGCAGCGCCGCCTACCAGACGGAGGGCGGCTGGCGGCAGCACGGCAAGGGTGCGTCCATCTGGGACACGTTCACCCACCGCCCTCCGGCGCCTCCAGGCGACGCCCCGGTAGCCGGCCTGCCGTCGGGCGCCCCGTCGCTGTCCCCGCCCGCCACCGGGGACGTGGCCAGCGACGGCTACAACAATGTCTTCCGCGACACGGAGGGGCTACGGGAGCTCGGGGTCACCCACTACCGCTTCTCCATCTCGTGGGCGCGGGTGTTCCCCAATGGCAGCGCCGGCGCCCCCAACCGGGAGGGGCTGCGCTACTACCGGCGTCTGCTGGAGCGGCTGCGGGAGCTGGGCGTGCAGCCCGTGGTCACCCTGTACCACTGGGACCTGCCCCAGCGCCTGCAGGACGCCTATGGCGGCTGGGCCAACCGCGCCCTAGCGGACCACTTCAGGGATTACGCCGAGCTCTGCTTCCGCCACTTCGGCGGCCAGGTCAAGTACTGGATCACCATCGACAACCCCTACGTGGTGGCCTGGCACGGCTACGCCACCGGGCGCCTGGCCCCCGGCGTCCAGGGCAGCCCGCGGCTCGGGTACCTGGTGGCGCACAACCTCCTTCTG GCTCACGCCAAGATCTGGCATCTCTACAATACTTCTTTCCGCCCCACTCAGGGAGGCCAGGTGTCCATTGCCCTGAGCTCCCACTGGATCAGTCCTCGAAGGATGACTGAACATAGCATCAAAGAATGTCAGAAATCTCTTGACTTTGTCCTAGGCTGGTTTGCCAAACCCGTATTTATTGATGGGGACTATCCTGAGAGCATGAAGAATAACCTTTCATCTCTTCTGCCTGATTTTACTGAATCTGAGAAAAAGTTCATCAAGGGAACAGCCGACTTTTTTGCTCTTTCCTTTGGACCAACCTTGAGTTTTCAACTGTTGGACCCTCAGATGAAGTTCCGTCAGTTGGAATCTCCCAGCCTGAGGCAACTCCTTTCCTGGATTGACCTTGAGTATAACCaccctcaaatatttattgtggaaAATGGCTGGTTTGTTTCAGGGACCACCAAGAGAGATGATGCCAAATATATGTATTACCTCAAAAAATTCATAATGGAAACCTTAAAAG CCATCAGGCTGGACGGGGTGGATGTCATCGGGTACACCGCGTGGTCCCTCATGGATGGCTTCGAGTGGCACAGAGGCTACAGCATCAGACGTGGACTCTTCTACGTCGACTTTCTAAGCCAGGATAAGAAGTTGTTGCCGAAGTCTTCAGCCTTGTTCTACCAGAAGCTGATAGAGAAAAATGGCTTCCCTCCTTTACCTGAAAATCAACCCCTAGAAGGGACATTTCCCTGTGACTTTGCTTGGGGAATTGTTGACAACTACATTCAA GTGGACACCACTCTGTCTCAGTTTACCGACCCCAACGTTTACCTGTGGGATGTCCACCACAGTAAAAGGCTTATTAAGGTGGACGGGGTTGTGACCAAGAAGAGGAAATCCTACTGCGTTGACTTCGCCGCCATCCGGCCCCAGATCGCCTTACTCCGGGAAATGCACGTGTCGCATTTCCACTTTTTCCTGGACTGGGCGCTGATCCTGCCGCTGGGGAACCAGTCGCAGGTCAACCGCACGGTCCTGCGCTACTATCGCTGCATGGCCAGCGAGCTCGTGCGTGCCAACATCACGCCGGTGGTGGCCCTGTGGCGCCCCGCGGCCCCGCACCAGGGGCTGCCGCCACCCCTGGCCCGGCACGGCGCCTGGGAGAATCCTCATACCGCCCTGGCTTTTGCAGAGTACGCCAGCCTGTGCTTTCGAGACCTCGGCCACCACGTCAAGTTCTGGATCACGATGAACGAGCCGTCCACGCGGAACATGACGTATATCGCGGGGCACCACCTCCTGAAGGCCCACGCGTTGGCCTGGCGCGTGTACGATGAGAAGTTTAGGCGCTCTCAGAAGGGTAGAATATCCATAGCCCTGCAGGCGGATTGGATAGAACCGGCCTGCCCTCTCTCCCCAAAAGACCAAGAAGTGGCCGAGCGGGTTTTGCAATTTGACATTGGCTGGCTGGCCGAGCCCATTTTCGGCTCCGGGGATTATCCACGCGTGATGAGGGACTGGCTGAACCAGAGGAACAATTTCCTCCTGCCTTATTTCACTGACGAGGAAAAAAAGCTAATCCGGGGTTCCTTTGACTTTTTGGCTTTAAGCCATTACACCACCATCCTTGTAGACTGGGAAAAAGAAGATCCAGTAAAATATAATGATTACCTGGCGGTGCAAGAAATGACTGACATCACCTGGCTCAACTCCCCAAGTCAGGTGGCCGTGGTGCCCTGGGGGTTACGCAAGGTACTGAATTGGCTGAAGTCCAAGTACGGAGACCTCCCCATGTATATAATCTCCAACGGCATCGACGATGATCCGCACGCAGCCGAAGACAATCTGAGGGTGTATTACATGAAGAATTACATAAACGAAGCTCTGAAAG cCTATGTATTGGATGGTATCAATCTTTGTGGATACTTTGCTTATTCATTTAATGATCACACAGCTCCGAAGTTTGGCCTGTATCGTTATGCTGCAAATCAGTTTGAGCCCAAACCATCCATGAAACATTACAGGAAAATTATTGACAACAATGGCTTCCCAGGTCCCAAAACCCTGGGAAGATTTTGTCCAGAAGAATTCACCCTGTGTACAGAGTGCAGCTTTTTTCATACCCGAAAGTCTTTACTGGCTTTCatagcttttctattttttgcttttattatttctctttctcttattttttactACTCTAAGAGAGGCAGAAGAAGTTACAAATAG